In Erigeron canadensis isolate Cc75 chromosome 7, C_canadensis_v1, whole genome shotgun sequence, one DNA window encodes the following:
- the LOC122609160 gene encoding uncharacterized protein LOC122609160, which produces MAKYCSVITIIPPRNNPPPANRDPPARNTRLPLPPAAPVQKNQNQNTQVQRVAQPRGPRNQNQQNNQQQQNQQGQANARVFAVKAEEARQNPRVVTGTFLLNDHYASVLFDSGAERSFIALEFKTRTKMITGKLEDKYVVEYANGQQYGTNEIALDCPMTLVDKDFAIDLIPVETSSFDIIVGIDWLSKHHATICCHEKIVHIPLPNDETLIVQGDKPMNELRIISTMKFRKYLDKKDHLVYLAHVIDKSAKEKNVQDIPIIRDFPDVFPDDLPGIPPVRQVEFNIDLVPGAAPVAKAPLHSS; this is translated from the exons ATGGCCAAGTACTGTAGTGTTATTACAATAATTCCACCAAGAAACAACCCACCACCAGCCAACAGAGACCCTCCAGCAAGGAACACACGACTTCCATTACCACCTGCTGCCCCAGTTCAGAAGAACCAGAACCAGAACACTCAAGTTCAGCGTGTTGCTCAACCACGCGGGCCAAGAAACCAAAATCAACAGAACAACCAGCAGCAGCAAAACCAACAGGGCCAGGCGAACGCTCGTGTTTTTGCTGTGAAAGCTGAGGAAGCTCGTCAGAACCCTCGGGTTGTGACAGGTACATTTCTCCTGAACGATCATTATGCTTCTGTGCTATTTGACTCCGGTGCCGAGCGTAGCTTCATTGCGCTAGAATTTAAAACTAGAACTAAAATGATAACTGGTAAACTTGAAGATAAATATGTAGTAGAGTATGCTAATGGCCAGCAGTACGGTACCAACGAGATTGCTTTAGATTGTCCTATGACTTTAGTAGACAAAGACTTTGCTATCGATCTAATCCCGGTCGAGACTAGTAGCTTCGACATTATCGTGGGAATAGAttggctatccaaacaccacgcgacTATTTGTTGCCATGAGAAAATAGTTCATATACCGCTACCGAACGACGAGACTTTAATTGTACAAGGCGACAAACCTATGAATGAACTCAGAATCATCTCAACCATGAAGTTTCGTAAGTACCTGGACAAGAAAGATCATTTAGTGTACTTGGCTCACGTCATCGATAAAAGTGCTAAAGAGAAGAACGTTCAAGACATCCCCATTATTCGGGACTTCCCCGATGTCTTTCCCGACGATTTGCCAGGTATTCCACCTGttagacaagtcgagttcaatattgatctAGTTCCCGGTGCAGCACCTGTCGCTAAAGCACC GCTTCATTCGTCCTAG